From the genome of Faecalibacterium prausnitzii:
CCAGAGGTTGTGCTAAAATAAAAAAGAAGGGCAGGTCTGTGCTGCCCATGAATAATTGCAAAGTAATTTCGGAGGTAATCACAATGGCTGATATGTTTGCACCGCTGGTGGCCCAGCTGAAGGCAAACCCCAAGACGATCGTTTTTACCGAGGGCAATGACCCCCGCATCCTGGAGGCCGCAAGCAAGCTGCTGGCTGAGGGCGTGCTGAAGGTCGTGATGGTCGGCAACGAGGCTGAGTGCAAGGCTGCTGCCGCTGCCGGTGGTTTCGATATTTCTGCTGCTGAGATCATTGACCCGGAGAACTACGCCGGTTTTGATGAGATGGTCCATACCATGGTCGAGCTGCGCAAGGGCAAGCAGACCGCTGAGGAGTGCACCGCACTGCTGAAGAAGTCCAACTACTTCGGCACCATGCTGGTCAAGATGGGCAAGGCCGACTGCCTGCTGGGCGGTGCCACCTACTCCACCGCCGATACCATCCGCCCCGCTCTGCAGCTGGTCAAGACCAAGAAGGGTGCCCATCTGGTGAGCTCCTGCTTCATTCTGGACCGCGACTGCGGCGAAGAAGGCCTGAAGCGCATCGCCATGGGCGACTGTGCTGTCAATATCGACTACACCGATACCATCGACAAGGCAACCGGCGAGGTCAAGGTCTCTGCTGCTTCCAAGCTGGCTGAGGTCGCTGTCGAGACTGCCAAGACCGCAAAGCTGTTCGGCATCGACCCGAAGGTCGCTGTCCTGAGCTTCTCCACCAAGGGCTCCGGCAAGGGCGGCACCGTCGCTCTGAGCCACGACGCCGTCATCAAGGCCCAGGAGATGGACCCCGAACTGGCTGTCGATGGCGAGCTGCAGTTTGACGCAGCCGTTGCTCCGGAAGTCGCACAGGTCAAGTGCAAGGGCAGCAAGGTCGCTGGCCAGGCCAACACCTTCGTCTTCCCCTGCATCGAGGCCGGCAACATCGGCTATAAGATCGCACAGCGTCTGGGCGGCTATGCTGCTTACGGCCCCATCCTGCAGGGCCTGAACGCTCCCATCAACGACCTGTCCCGCGGCTGCAACGCCGACGAGGTCTACAAGATGAGCCTCATCACTGCCTGCCAGTCCTGAGCTTCTCTGAAGTAAGCATCCCAAGCCTCCGCCGGCCCGCCCGGCGGGGGCTTTTGCGTTTGGCAGCGGCATACCAACCCCAGCGTTCACAACAGAGAAGGGCTTGCAATCTCCCTCCCGATATGTTATAATAATCAAGCACAAATTGTGCCTTGTCGGACAGCGCCTGCTGCGCGGTTCGACATACGGATGCGGGCCCTGTACGATGGGGCCGCTGTGAACCAGGTCAGGTGGGGAACCAAGCAGCCTTAAGCGGTGTGCCCTGTGCGTTTCAGTCAGCCTGCATTCGTATGTCGAGCTACGCAAGGCGGGGGTCAAACCCCGTCAGCGCTGTCCGTTTTTTATTGCAGAAAGGGGAGAAGCGGATGTATCGCGCGTTATACCGCAAGTGGAGGCCCCAGCGCTTTGAGGACGTGGTGGCGCAGCGCGGCATCGTGACGGCACTGCGCAACCAGATCGCCGCCGGCCGCGTTGGCCACGCCTACCTGTTCACGGGGGTGCGCGGTACGGGCAAGACCACCTGCGCCAAGATCTTCGCCAAGGCGGTCAACTGCCTGCACCCAAACAACGGTGACCCCTGCGGTACGTGCGAGATCTGCCGCGGCATCGACAACGGCAGCATTCTGGACGTGGTGGAGATGGACGCGGCCTCCAACAACGGCGTGGACGATATCCGCGACCTGCGCGACGAGACCGCCTACACCCCCAGCGCCTGCCATTATAAGGTCTATATCATCGACGAGGTGCACATGCTCTCAACAGCGGCGTTCAACGCGCTGCTGAAAACGCTGGAAGAGCCGCCCGCCCATGTCATCTTCATCCTGGCGACGACCGAGATCCAGAAAGTCCCGGCCACCATCCTGTCCCGCTGCCAGCGGTACGACTTTACCCGCATCGGGCCGGAGGATATCGCCCAGAGGGTGGAATATATCGCCGGGCAGGAGGGACTGGAGCTGACCACCGAGGGCGCGGAGCTGATCGCCCGGTTGGCCGATGGTGCCATGCGCGATGCGCTGTCCATTCTGGACACCTGTGCAGGCGTGACCGCTAAAGTGGACGCCGACGTGGTCCGCCGGATGGCGGGCGTCACCGACCGGAGCTACCTGTTCCGCATCTCGGACGCCATCGCGGCGCAGGACGCTCCCACCGCGCTGGCTCAGCTGGCCCAATTGCGGCAGCAGTCGGTGGATGTGAAGCGCCTGACCGAAGAACTCATCGCCCATTACCGCGCCCTCATGCTGGCGGCACTGCCCGGCGGGCAGACACTGCTCTCCGGTGTGTCGCCGGAGGAAGAGACCTGCTACCTCGAAAAAGGGCCGCAGCTGGGCCAGAAGGAGGCCATCCGGGCCATCCGCACCTTGGGCAACGCCCTCGAACACATGACCCGCGGCAGCGACCAGCGCATTGAGCTGGAGCTTGCCCTCTTCAGCCTGTCCGAGCCGCCCCAGATGATGCAGCGGGCAGCGGTGGAAGCCGCACCCCGCCCGGCGGCCCCGCAGGAAACGTCCCGCCCCTTTGCAGCAGCGGCCCCGCCGCAGCCCTTTGTGAGCGTTCCGGTGGCCCCGGCGGCACCCGCTGTGGAGCCTTCCGCACCGGTAACACAGACCGCGCCGGAGACGGCCGCGCCTGCCTCCATGGCAGACCCGGAACCGCAGCCGGAACCTCTGGTCAAAGCGGCTCCCACCGAGGACGACCTGCCGCCGCTTCCGGAGGAACCACCGGTGCAGGACGCTGCCCCGCTGCCCTGGGATGAACCGGCCCGGCCTGCACCTCCGGCCCAGCCCGAAGCAGCCTCGTCCATGTCGGCAGAAAAACCGGCTCCGGCCCCGGTGCAGCCCAGCGCCGAGAATCCGGCAGACCCCGCCCTCAACAAGCCCCGCAGGGTGGCGGCAGAGGGGATCAACCCCTTCCCCCAGTGGGATGAGGTGGTCCGGCTGCTGCAGGAAAAAGACCCCATGCTCTACACCTACCTCAAAAAGTCGAAGGGCTACTTCGACGGGACCCGCGTCCTCATCGACGGCGGAAAGACCTTCCGGGACTTCATCCGCGCCAATAAGGACAGCCAGCGCCTCATCAAGAAGCTCATCGCGCAGGTGTCCGGCGTAGCCGTGCCCATCGGCCCCTACGAGCCGAAAGCTGTCCACCGCTCTGCCACCAACGCCGAGGAATCCCTCCGCCGTCTGGAACAGCTGGGCGTGGACGTGAGCATTGAGGAGAGTGCGAAAAAGAAAAGGTAAGATGACCCTCTCCGTCAGCGCTGGCGCGAAGCGCCTGAGAGGTTGTACTGAGGGAAAGCGTATTCTTTCAGAACAGGCTGTTATAGTAAGCCCAACTAAGAGATTCCAATATCCAAAAAATTCTAGATAATAAAGGAGAACCACGAACGATGAAAGCAAGAATGCCCGCAGGTTTTGGCCGCCCCGATATGAACGCCCTGATGCGTCAGGCACAGAAGATGCAGGATGACATGAAGGCCAAGCAGGCCGAGCTGGAAGCCGCCGAGTACACCGGCAGCGCCTCCGGCGAGATGGTCACCGTGAAGATGAACGGCAAGCACGAGGTGCTCAGCATTTCCATCAAGCCCGAAGCCGTGGACCCCGACGACATCGAGATGCTGGAAGATCTGGTGGCTGCGGCCATCAACGCCACCGTCAAGCAGGTGGATGAGACCGCCGAGGCCGAGATGGGCAAGCTGACCGGCGGCCTGAATATCCCCGGCCTCTGAGCCGAGGGGAGGCGTCGCCATGAGTTATAATGCAGCCCCGCTGGACAAGCTGATCGAGGAGTTCAGCAAGTTTCCGGGCATTGGCACCAAAGGCGCGACCCGGATGGCCTATCAGGTGCTGAGCATGTCGGATGACGAGGCCGCCGCGCTGGCGGGTGCCATCCAGGCGGCCCACACCCGGCTCCACCGCTGCCGCGTCTGCCAGAACTATACCGAAGCCGAGCTGTGCCCCATCTGCGCCAGCGCCAAGCGGGACCGCTCGGTCATCTGCGTGGTGGAAAAGCCCCGCGACGTGCAGGCGTTTGAGCGCACCCGCGAATACCGGGGCCTGTACCATGTGCTCCACGGCCTGATGAACCCGCTGGACGGCATCACGGCCGAGCAGCTCACTGTCAAGGAACTACTGGCCCGCCTGAGCACCGACGAGGTGAAAGAGGTCATCATGGCCATGAACCCCACCGTGGAGGGCGAGGCCACCGCGATGTATCTGGCCAAGCTCATCAAGCCGCTGGGCATCAAAGTCACCCGCCTGGCCTACGGCCTGCCCGTGGGCGGCAATCTGGAGTACACCGACGAGAACACCCTGTACAAGGCACTGGAAGGCCGCGGGGAACTGTAAACCCGGCAAAAGTTTACAATTCCTTCAAAAACGGGCCTTGCAAAACCGCAAAAATGTGATATACTAACAAAACGAGACCAGAACAGAAAGGAGGCGTGCCCCATGGCACCTGCAAAAGAGCGTCCGGCCACAAAGACCATCGCCACCAACCGGGAAGCACGCCACGAATACTTCGTTCTGGAAGCGCTGGAAACAGGTCTGGAGCTGAAAGGCACCGAGGTGAAGAGCCTGCGGGCCGGCGGCGTCAACCTGAAAGACAGCTGGGTCGATATCGAGGACGGCGAACTTCTGGTCAAGGGGATGCACATCACCCCCTACGACCACGGCAACATCTTCAACCAGGACCCCATGCGGGTGCGGCGTCTGCTGGCCCACAAGAACGAGATCCGGCGGCTGCACCAGCAGTGCAAACTGCAAGGGTATACGCTGGTTCCGCTCTCACTCTATTTCAAGCATGGCCGCGTGAAGATGGAGCTGGGCCTGTGCAAGGGCAAAAAGCTCTACGACAAGCGCGCCGATGCCGCCAAGCGCGACGCAAAGCGCTCCATCGACCGGGCCGTCAAGTCCAACGGCACGTATTACTAAGATCTCCGGGCTGTTCCAGCCGGACGAAACTCTGCTTCACCGCACACCCTCACCGGTGTGCGTTTCATGGGGGCGTAAAGGTTTCGACGGGGGGAGCGAGGCCTGGGCAGCGGGTAGCAGTGGGGGACCTGCTTTAAACTCCTCCAAAAAATTAACTGACAACAATAATTATCAGTTGCTCGCAGCCTGAGTGCTGCGCGTTCCGCCCACTCTTGTGTCGTGTGGGGCCGGGGCGTCCTTTAGACACAGCACCTGAACGGACCTAAGCTTTGCGGACCGGCAGGAACTCATGAAGCTACCAATGCGTTAGCCTGGCGACCGGCGTGACGCGGAGGGAATGTTGTTGATCGCCTGCACCCGGAGACACCTACGCTGAACTCTTTTCGGACATGGGTTCGACTCCCATCGCCTCCACCACTAAAAGCACCTGGATTCGTTAAAATCCAGGTGCTTTTTCTTTGCTTATACCACACTGTTTCACGCGCTTTGCAATGACAGAGCCTCCCGCGCTGACGGAGAGAGATAAGCGGCTTGCAAAATGAGAACCCTTGTGCTACAATAGGAAAGGTTCCTAGTAGATATTTCCGGTTCGCCGGAACAGCGATACAACAGAAAAGAGGATGTCTGTTATGAGCGTGAAAAAGATCAGCGAGGCCATTCTGGGCGTAGGTGTGGATGATACTACCATCGACCTGTTCGAGAGCCAGTACCCGGTGCCCACCGGTGTGAGCTACAATTCCTATGTCATCCGGGATGAGAAGACCGCCATTCTGGATACGGTGGACGCCCGCGCCACCGACCCGTGGCTGGAAAATCTGGCCGAGGCCCTGAACGGCACCCAGCCCGACTACCTCATCGTCTCCCACATGGAGCCGGACCACGGTGCCAACATCGCAAAGCTGGCCGCACGTTACCCGGCCATGCAGGTGGTGGGCAACGCCAAGACCTTCCAGTATATGGAGCAGTTCTTCGGTGCGGACGCCGTCGCAAAGGAACGCCGCGTGGTGGTCAAGGACGGCGAGAGCCTGAGCCTGGGCAGCCACACGCTGACCTTCGTTTTTGCGCCCATGGTGCACTGGCCGGAAGTCATGGTGAGCTATGAGTCCACCGAGAAGGTGCTCTTCTCCGCCGACGGCTTTGGCCGTTTTGGCGCAGTGGCAAAGTTTGACGAACATGCCGACTGGGCCAGCGAAGCCCGCCGCTACTTCCTGAACATCGTGGGCAAGTATGGCCCGCAGGTGCAGGCTCTGCTGAAGAAGGCGGCTGCACTGGACATCCAGACCATCTGCCCGCTGCACGGCCCCGTGCTGACCGGCGACCTGAGCAAGTACCTGGCCTACTATGACACCTGGTCCAGCTACAAGCCCGAAGAGCCGGAGAAGATCCTGGTCGCCAGTGCGTCCATCCACGGCCATACCCGCGCAGCAGCACACCAGATGGCCGAAAAGCTCCGCGCCAGAGGAGCCAAAGTCGTGGAGATGGACCTGACCCGCACCGATGTCTCCTACGCCGTGACCGAAGCCTTCCGCTGCGGAAAGATCGTGCTGGCCTGCGCCACTTACGACGGCTTCCTCTTCCCGCCGATGGAAAACCTGCTGGCCCATCTGAAGACCAAGAACTTTCAGAGCCGCACCATCGGCCTGATGGAGAACGGCACCTGGGCCCCCATGGCCGCCAAGCTCATGCGCACCGAACTGGAGGGCATGAAGAACATCACCGTCTGTGAGAACGTTGTCACCATTCGTTCGGCAGTCAGTGCCGCATCGGAGGCACAGATGGAGCAGCTGGCGGAAGAGCTGATCGCAAAATAAGAACTACACAGCAAAAACAAGGGCCCGGCACCGGAAGTGTCGGGTCCTTGTTCTTTCTCTCATTCTCTTATTGCTTCTTCGGCCCCAGAAGCACCAGTCCGCTCACGGCGACAAGGCCGCCGAGAAGGGCGAGACCGGCACCGGCCTGACCGAAGGCGTCGCCGACCGCACCGACGAGGGGGCTGGCGGGGATCATGAGCAGACTGTAGGCCATGCTGTCCACGCTGATGAGGGTGGCGCGCTGGTCGCTGGGGATGGCGTCGTTGAGCTGTTGGATCTCATGCAGGAGGTAGACCTGCAAAACGCCTTGCACCAGCATCATGCCGAAGATGCCGCCCCAGGCAGGCGCGGTGCCCACCAGAAGGGTGCCCGCACCGCAGAGCAGAGCACAGACGGCGTAGAACCGCCGCATGGAGCGGAACCGGACCCGGCGTCCGGCCTCGGTGCCGAGGACACAGGCGATGCCGCCCAGCAGCAGGGGAAGGAACAGCGCTTCGGTGGGCCAGCCCAGCTCAATGAGACGCTGCTGCAAAAACATCTTGGTCAGGTAGCAGGGCACCGAGATGATCGCACTGGATACGATGAGCTTCGCGGCCAGCGGGCAGGTGCGCAGAACATGCAGACTGTCCTGCACGAGCTGGATGAATTGACCGGGCAGGTCGTGCAGGGACTGCCGGGCCCGGTTGGCCTGCGCTGCCGTGACGATGGGTTCGTTCATCCATCGGCAGGCGAGGGTGGAGACGCCCTCGAACAGGGCGCTGAGCAGATAAAAGCCTGCAAAGCCGAGGAACCGCTGGACCGTGCTGGCCAGCGAACCCAGCGCACTGGCCAGCATGGAGATCTGGGAACTGTTGGCGGAGATCTGAAGGTATTCGTTCTCGCGGTCTTCCGTCTTGAGGCTGTCGTAGACAAGGGCCGTGAAGGTGCCGGAGAATAGGGTACTGTACAGCGCGTTCAGCGCCATTGCGAAGCAGATGGCAAACAGATTCGGTGCAAACGCCATCAGCAGGTTGGAGGTGACGGCCAGCACACCGCCGGACACAAGGGCTTTTTTGCGGCCCAGAAGATCTGCCACCATGCCGCTGGGCACTTCGCACAGCAGGTTGACGATATGGAAAACACTTTCGGCCAAGCCGATCTCCCACAGGGAGAACCCCCGTGCGGCCAGCAGCGCGACCCACACGGCGTCGGTGATCCGCAGGCCGGAGAAGAAGTCGGCCGTATAAACACAGCCAAGCTGCCGCTTGATGTTGAGCGTTGATTGTTTATTTGATTTCATGGAAAGCACCTTTTCATTTTTACAAGATGAAACAGTGCCCATCCTTAGAGTCTCTTTGTACAACCTCTCCGTCACCTTCGGTGACACCTCTCCTGGTAGGAGAGGCCTTGGCATTGCGCAAACTCCATCTTTTCCCCCTTCGGGGGAGCTAGCTGCGCAGCAGACTGAGAGGGCGATTCCTAAAAATGGGCGCACTTCGAGCCGGAAATGCTTAAGGGTTTCCTTTTTTGAAGAAAACGCAGCCGTTCCAACCCATGTGGGTGCACCCTCCTTCCAGTAAAACGTTGTGCTCAGCATACCATATCCCGGCGGAAAACACAAGCGAAAACGGAAAATTGCCACAAAATCCGCTTCTGCGCTTGCAAACCGCGCCGAAATGTGGTAATATGATTTATGGTTATGAAAACCTGATATGCAAAACGCAGCGACGGAGAAAGTACGTGCAGTGTGTCCGGCAAAGAGAGAAGCTTCACCGGCTGAAAGGGCTTCCGAGAGAGACGTGCACCGAAGTTCGCTCCTGAGCGGCCCGCGTGAACGGCTGAAGACAGCCTGCTAGTGCGGGACGGTGCGCCCCGTTACGGCGTTTGAGCGCCGCTCCTTATAAAAAAGAGCGGAAACCGGGTGGTACCGCGGAGTAAAGTTTACAGCTTCGTCCCCTTTGCCGAAAGGCAGAGCGGGGCGGAGCTTTTTTGTTACCCGCTGAACAAGAAGAAAACCGAGAAGGAGAGAATTTCCATGCAAGCAATGATCGACGAGCTGGCCAAACAGGCCGAAGAAAGCCTCGGTCAGGTCTCTTCCAAGGAGACGCTGGCCACGTTCTGGCAGGAATATCTGAGCAAAAACGGCAAGATCCCCGCGCTGATGAAGAATCTGCGCTCCGTCGCGCCGGAAGAGCGCCCCGCTATGGGCAAGATCATCAACGAACTGAAGACCAAGGTGCAGGCAGACTACGATGCTGCCGCCGCCAAGGTGAAGGAAGCTGAGCTGGCCGCCCGCAACGCCGCCGAGACCGTGGACATCACCCTGCCCGCCAAGACCCGCGCGGTCGGCGGCCTGCATCCGCTGACGCTGGTCACCAACCAGATCATCGACGTCTTCTCTGGCATGGGCTTTGCTGTGGCGGACGCCCCGGAGATCGAGGACGACGACCACAACTTCACCCGCCTGAACGTCCCGAAGGACCACCCCGCCCGCGATATGCAGGATACCTTCTACCTGTCCGATGAGTTCCTGCTCCGCACCCAGACTTCCGGCGGCCAGATCCGCACCATGGATTCCCAGAAGCCGCCCATCAAGGTGCTCATCCCCGGCCGCGTCTTCCGTTCCGACTCCGACGCGACCCATAGCCCCATGTTCCACCAGATGGAAGGTCTGGTCGTGGATAAGGGCATCACCCTGGGCGATTTGCAGGGTGCCCTGAACACCTTCGTGCAGAAGCTGTTCGGTGCCGACACCCGCACCCGCCTGCGCCCGTCCTACTTCCCGTTCACCGAGCCCAGCGTCGAGGTCGATGTCAGCTGCTTCGAGTGCCATGGCAAGGGCTGCCCCCTGTGCAAGCACACCGGCTGGATCGAAGTTCTGGGTGGCGGCGTCGTCAACCGCAAGGTTTTGGAGAACTGCAACATCGACCCGGATGAGTACTCCGGCTTCGCCTTTGGCATCGGCATCGAGCGCATCGCCATGCTGAAATACGGCATCAACAACATCGGCCTGATGTTCGAGAACAACCTGGAGTTCCTCAAGCAGTTCCATGAATAAGAGGGGAGAGAGCAAACAATGAAAGTACCTTTCAGTTGGTTAAAAGAACTTGTCGATATCGACGTCACGGCTCAGGAATTGGAGGAGAAACTCTTCTCCTGCGGGTTTGAGGTCGAAGAGCTGATCCCGCTGGATGCAGGCATCAGCAAGGTGGTCGTCGGTAAGATCGTGGAGATGGAAAAGCAGGAGGGCACCCACCTGACCAAGTGTGTGGTGGACTGCGGCGACTACGGCCACGACATCCGCATCAGCACCGGTGCCTCCAACATGAAGCTGGGCGACTGTGTGCCCGCCGCTCTGGATGGCTCCACCCTGCCCGGCGGTATCAAGATCAAGGCCCGCAAGATGCAGGGCGTCGAGTCCAACGGTATGCTCTGCTCCGGCGAGGAGCTGGGCCTGAACGATGATCTGTTCCCCGGTTCGGAAGTCTACGGCCTGCTCATCCTGCCCGAAGACAGCGTCCCCGGCACCGACATCGCACCGGTGGTCGGTCTGGATGACTACATCTTCGATATCTCTATCACCGCCAACCGCCCGGACTGCCAGTCTGTTCTGGGCATCGCGCGGGAGGTCTCTGCCATCCTCGGCAAGCCCCTGCACATGCCCGCCATGGATTACCAGACCGTCTGCGACGCCGATGCCCCCATCACCGTGCAGGTGGAGGCCCCCGACCTGTGCCCCCGCTACATGGCACACTACGTCCGCAACATCCGGATGGGCGAGTCTCCCCGCTGGATGAAGCGCCATCTGGCCCTGTGCGGCCTGCGCTCCATCAGCAACGTGGTCGATATCACCAACCACACCCTGCTGGAGATGGGCCAGCCCATGCACGCCTTTGACCTGAACAAGGTCGCGGGCCGCACCATCGACGTCCGCCGCGCCCACGAGGGCGAGAAGATCGTGACCCTCGATGAGAAGGAGTTCACCCTGAACCCCAACAACCTCGTCATCTGCGATGCCGAAAAGCCGGTGGCACTGGCCGGCATCATGGGCGGTGCCAACTCCGGCATGGATGAGAACACCACCAGCCTGCTCTTTGAGTGCGCCACCTTCGCCCGCGACTCCGTCCGCAAGACCAGCCGCGCGCTGGGCCAGAACAGCGACTCCTCCGCCCGCTACGAGAAGGGCGTGGACCGCCACTCGCCCGAACTGGGCCTCGCCCGTGCCCTGCACCTGATCCAGGAGCTGGACTGCGGCGACATCACCACGCTGGAATACGACCTGACCGATGGCCGCCCGCTGGAGCGCAGGCACATCGTGACCACCCCCGCCAAGATCTGCGGTGTGCTGGGC
Proteins encoded in this window:
- the dnaX gene encoding DNA polymerase III subunit gamma/tau; this translates as MYRALYRKWRPQRFEDVVAQRGIVTALRNQIAAGRVGHAYLFTGVRGTGKTTCAKIFAKAVNCLHPNNGDPCGTCEICRGIDNGSILDVVEMDAASNNGVDDIRDLRDETAYTPSACHYKVYIIDEVHMLSTAAFNALLKTLEEPPAHVIFILATTEIQKVPATILSRCQRYDFTRIGPEDIAQRVEYIAGQEGLELTTEGAELIARLADGAMRDALSILDTCAGVTAKVDADVVRRMAGVTDRSYLFRISDAIAAQDAPTALAQLAQLRQQSVDVKRLTEELIAHYRALMLAALPGGQTLLSGVSPEEETCYLEKGPQLGQKEAIRAIRTLGNALEHMTRGSDQRIELELALFSLSEPPQMMQRAAVEAAPRPAAPQETSRPFAAAAPPQPFVSVPVAPAAPAVEPSAPVTQTAPETAAPASMADPEPQPEPLVKAAPTEDDLPPLPEEPPVQDAAPLPWDEPARPAPPAQPEAASSMSAEKPAPAPVQPSAENPADPALNKPRRVAAEGINPFPQWDEVVRLLQEKDPMLYTYLKKSKGYFDGTRVLIDGGKTFRDFIRANKDSQRLIKKLIAQVSGVAVPIGPYEPKAVHRSATNAEESLRRLEQLGVDVSIEESAKKKR
- the recR gene encoding recombination mediator RecR, translated to MSYNAAPLDKLIEEFSKFPGIGTKGATRMAYQVLSMSDDEAAALAGAIQAAHTRLHRCRVCQNYTEAELCPICASAKRDRSVICVVEKPRDVQAFERTREYRGLYHVLHGLMNPLDGITAEQLTVKELLARLSTDEVKEVIMAMNPTVEGEATAMYLAKLIKPLGIKVTRLAYGLPVGGNLEYTDENTLYKALEGRGEL
- the pheS gene encoding phenylalanine--tRNA ligase subunit alpha — its product is MQAMIDELAKQAEESLGQVSSKETLATFWQEYLSKNGKIPALMKNLRSVAPEERPAMGKIINELKTKVQADYDAAAAKVKEAELAARNAAETVDITLPAKTRAVGGLHPLTLVTNQIIDVFSGMGFAVADAPEIEDDDHNFTRLNVPKDHPARDMQDTFYLSDEFLLRTQTSGGQIRTMDSQKPPIKVLIPGRVFRSDSDATHSPMFHQMEGLVVDKGITLGDLQGALNTFVQKLFGADTRTRLRPSYFPFTEPSVEVDVSCFECHGKGCPLCKHTGWIEVLGGGVVNRKVLENCNIDPDEYSGFAFGIGIERIAMLKYGINNIGLMFENNLEFLKQFHE
- the pheT gene encoding phenylalanine--tRNA ligase subunit beta, with translation MKVPFSWLKELVDIDVTAQELEEKLFSCGFEVEELIPLDAGISKVVVGKIVEMEKQEGTHLTKCVVDCGDYGHDIRISTGASNMKLGDCVPAALDGSTLPGGIKIKARKMQGVESNGMLCSGEELGLNDDLFPGSEVYGLLILPEDSVPGTDIAPVVGLDDYIFDISITANRPDCQSVLGIAREVSAILGKPLHMPAMDYQTVCDADAPITVQVEAPDLCPRYMAHYVRNIRMGESPRWMKRHLALCGLRSISNVVDITNHTLLEMGQPMHAFDLNKVAGRTIDVRRAHEGEKIVTLDEKEFTLNPNNLVICDAEKPVALAGIMGGANSGMDENTTSLLFECATFARDSVRKTSRALGQNSDSSARYEKGVDRHSPELGLARALHLIQELDCGDITTLEYDLTDGRPLERRHIVTTPAKICGVLGITVPDQTMIDILQRLEFTVDVQADGSWDVSAPLYREDVESFPDLAEEVIREYGYDHIVPTFLNTAAVTNGGLNYDQKQQLKTKRLLAAQGFYEASTLAFYSNAELDMLHIPADDAARKAIRILNPISENLSIMRTLLTPSMLNVIVDNLKKGNAEGRLFEMAPVYLAKELPICEHPHERQTLCIGAFGPEEDFFTVKGAMEALAAGFGLHFTYERETAPWLHPGISAAVYCGGKRLGVFGKLSNEINGELEIAKEQKDSQNIYLGELDYEALMSCVDGELRYQPLSPYAAVKRDLALVCEEQVTCGEIEETIKKASPLITDVKLFDIYRGANLGAGKKSMAFSLTLSDPSAEVSAEQVERTVKKVLGNLKFKLGIEIR
- a CDS encoding YbaB/EbfC family nucleoid-associated protein; protein product: MKARMPAGFGRPDMNALMRQAQKMQDDMKAKQAELEAAEYTGSASGEMVTVKMNGKHEVLSISIKPEAVDPDDIEMLEDLVAAAINATVKQVDETAEAEMGKLTGGLNIPGL
- the pta gene encoding phosphate acetyltransferase, whose translation is MADMFAPLVAQLKANPKTIVFTEGNDPRILEAASKLLAEGVLKVVMVGNEAECKAAAAAGGFDISAAEIIDPENYAGFDEMVHTMVELRKGKQTAEECTALLKKSNYFGTMLVKMGKADCLLGGATYSTADTIRPALQLVKTKKGAHLVSSCFILDRDCGEEGLKRIAMGDCAVNIDYTDTIDKATGEVKVSAASKLAEVAVETAKTAKLFGIDPKVAVLSFSTKGSGKGGTVALSHDAVIKAQEMDPELAVDGELQFDAAVAPEVAQVKCKGSKVAGQANTFVFPCIEAGNIGYKIAQRLGGYAAYGPILQGLNAPINDLSRGCNADEVYKMSLITACQS
- a CDS encoding MFS transporter, which encodes MKSNKQSTLNIKRQLGCVYTADFFSGLRITDAVWVALLAARGFSLWEIGLAESVFHIVNLLCEVPSGMVADLLGRKKALVSGGVLAVTSNLLMAFAPNLFAICFAMALNALYSTLFSGTFTALVYDSLKTEDRENEYLQISANSSQISMLASALGSLASTVQRFLGFAGFYLLSALFEGVSTLACRWMNEPIVTAAQANRARQSLHDLPGQFIQLVQDSLHVLRTCPLAAKLIVSSAIISVPCYLTKMFLQQRLIELGWPTEALFLPLLLGGIACVLGTEAGRRVRFRSMRRFYAVCALLCGAGTLLVGTAPAWGGIFGMMLVQGVLQVYLLHEIQQLNDAIPSDQRATLISVDSMAYSLLMIPASPLVGAVGDAFGQAGAGLALLGGLVAVSGLVLLGPKKQ
- a CDS encoding FprA family A-type flavoprotein, with protein sequence MSVKKISEAILGVGVDDTTIDLFESQYPVPTGVSYNSYVIRDEKTAILDTVDARATDPWLENLAEALNGTQPDYLIVSHMEPDHGANIAKLAARYPAMQVVGNAKTFQYMEQFFGADAVAKERRVVVKDGESLSLGSHTLTFVFAPMVHWPEVMVSYESTEKVLFSADGFGRFGAVAKFDEHADWASEARRYFLNIVGKYGPQVQALLKKAAALDIQTICPLHGPVLTGDLSKYLAYYDTWSSYKPEEPEKILVASASIHGHTRAAAHQMAEKLRARGAKVVEMDLTRTDVSYAVTEAFRCGKIVLACATYDGFLFPPMENLLAHLKTKNFQSRTIGLMENGTWAPMAAKLMRTELEGMKNITVCENVVTIRSAVSAASEAQMEQLAEELIAK
- the smpB gene encoding SsrA-binding protein SmpB, with translation MAPAKERPATKTIATNREARHEYFVLEALETGLELKGTEVKSLRAGGVNLKDSWVDIEDGELLVKGMHITPYDHGNIFNQDPMRVRRLLAHKNEIRRLHQQCKLQGYTLVPLSLYFKHGRVKMELGLCKGKKLYDKRADAAKRDAKRSIDRAVKSNGTYY